Part of the Thermodesulforhabdaceae bacterium genome is shown below.
TCTCTACACCCCACAGATCAGTAAGAGCTTCTGCCATTTCACAGCCTATAGCTCCCCCTCCTATGATTATCGCAGTTCCTACTTCCCCTTTTGCAATTCGATCCCTGATAGCTATTGCGTCATGAAGATTAGATACCGTCATTACACCTGGAAGGTCAGATCCAGGAATGGTGGGTTTTCTCGGTTTACTACCTGTTGCGATAACAAGGAAATCATAGGGAATGGTTTCTTGGGAACCTTTTGATAAATCCTCTACCAGGATTTCCTTCTTGCGTCTGTCAATGTCTATAGCTCTAGTTTGAGTTCGAACTTCCACTTCTTTAACGTCGCGGAAGAATTGAGGCGATCTAACCATGTGAAAGCTGGTGCTCATGAGTTCCTTAACATCACTTACTTCGCCGGACACGAAGTAGGGGATTCCACAGCCCCCATAAGAAATGTATTCATCCTGGTCTATGAGAAGAACCTCGGCTTCCGGATCCAGACGCCTGAGTCTGCAAGCAACCTTAGGACCTAAGGCAACAGCTCCAATAATAACCACTCTTTTTTTCATGTCTTAAAGACTCCTTGTGTTAACACAATTTTAATCATTTCCAAACCCGTGTATAGCTCCGCAATCAGGGCAGGTCCAGTTGATGCCGTTACACGTCATACCCCAAAGATTTTCTTCCATACAATCCCAACAAATCATAAAACCGCATGAACACCACCAGCAAAAAGGCAACTTCCTCCCGCAGGCATGGCAGACGAATTCTTTGGGTTTTCTCAATCTGGCAGTTTTTTCTCTGGCGACACTGATATTACTCATTGGGATCGTCTCCTCCTTTGCCAATCATAACTTACCTAATTAGTAGTAACTTTTTCAAGGATTAGGTTGAAGAAAGCTTTTTCTTATTTTATCCTGTTTTCCCTACGTGTTAGTGCTGAGCAAATTCATAAGAAGTTTATAGGAAATGTTGTCGAGCTATTTTTCGAAAGTAACATCATCATTGAAAGGTGGAGTGTCAATGTGTGTTGTTTTTAACATCTCCACTTTTATTACATCATTGATGTTATAATTCGTTAAGCTGAGGAGGAAAACAGTGGAAAACTATCTTTTTAAATACATTGTTGTTGGAGCCGGATTATGTGGCAGTATTATTGCTGAACGCATAGCAAGAGTTCTTGGTGAAAAGGTTCTTGTTATAGAAAAAAGACGGCATATAGGCGGAAACTGTTACGATGAGGTTGATTCTAATGGTATTCTAGTTCACAGGTATGGTCCCCATCTTTTTCACACAGACATTGAAGAAGTATTTTCCTATCTGTCGCAATTTACCGAATGGGAAATTTACCATCATCGAGTTCTTGCTTTTGTAGATGGAATGAAGGTTCCTGTTCCTTTTAATTTTAATTCTATGGATCGGCTTTTTCCCCCGGAATTCTGCCGCAAAATTCAGCATAAGCTTATGGATTGCTACGGGTTGGGTTCGAAAGTGCCAATCCTTGAATTGATGCAAAACGATGATCCAGATGTTAAGTGGCTTGCTCGCTATGTTTATGAAAAAATCTTTCTGGGTTATACGTCAAAGCAGTGGGGCAAAAAGCCAGAAGAGATCGATCCTGAGGTTACGGCTAGAGTTCCGGTCATGGTTGGACGAGATGATCGTTATTTTCAGGATCGATATCAGGCAGTGCCTAAGCAGGGATACACTGAAATTTTCAGAGCTCTTTTGGGGCATCAAAACATCAAACTAATGACTAACACCGATTTTAAGGAAATTGGCTTTATAAGAGACGATAAAGTTTACCTTTTCGGGAGGGAGTTTGACGGAATTTTTGTTTATACTGGATCGATAGACGAACTGTTAGAATATCGGTTTGGAAAGCTTGAGTATCGTTCTCTTGATCTTGAGTTTGAAAGTAAAAAGGTGCCATGGTTTCAGGAAGCAGCAAGTGTGAATTATCCAAATAATTACGACTTTACCAGGATCACGGAATTTAAGCATATTCACTTTGCAAATTCTGAAACAACAACGATT
Proteins encoded:
- the glf gene encoding UDP-galactopyranose mutase, which gives rise to MENYLFKYIVVGAGLCGSIIAERIARVLGEKVLVIEKRRHIGGNCYDEVDSNGILVHRYGPHLFHTDIEEVFSYLSQFTEWEIYHHRVLAFVDGMKVPVPFNFNSMDRLFPPEFCRKIQHKLMDCYGLGSKVPILELMQNDDPDVKWLARYVYEKIFLGYTSKQWGKKPEEIDPEVTARVPVMVGRDDRYFQDRYQAVPKQGYTEIFRALLGHQNIKLMTNTDFKEIGFIRDDKVYLFGREFDGIFVYTGSIDELLEYRFGKLEYRSLDLEFESKKVPWFQEAASVNYPNNYDFTRITEFKHIHFANSETTTILKEYPKAYVPGKDIPYYPLFTQEARKAYLSYKEYIDRLPNIIPVGRLAEYRYYDMDDAVYRALTVFDEIRSKLTS